Proteins co-encoded in one Symmachiella macrocystis genomic window:
- the folD gene encoding bifunctional methylenetetrahydrofolate dehydrogenase/methenyltetrahydrofolate cyclohydrolase FolD, whose translation MPAHIIDGKALAEKLRGEIASDVSTFTNESGVTPHLAAVLVGEDPASAVYVRNKERACANVGIGSTLHRLPAETTQAELLELIGQLNANDSVHGILVQLPLPAQIEEKAVLDAVSALKDVDAFHPENVGLIVQGRPRFLPCTPCGVQQMLIHHGVQTAGAHAVVIGRSEIVGKPLVNMLMQKGEAANATVTVCHSRTRDLNDITRQADILIAAIGLPLFVKADMVKPGAAVIDVGINRLEGKLVGDVDFDQVCEVAGAISPVPGGVGPMTITMLLRNTLTAATLLRKTS comes from the coding sequence GTGCCTGCACACATAATTGACGGCAAGGCGTTGGCTGAGAAATTGCGGGGGGAGATCGCCAGCGATGTCTCCACCTTCACCAACGAAAGCGGAGTCACGCCCCATTTGGCTGCGGTGCTGGTGGGAGAAGATCCGGCGAGCGCCGTCTATGTTCGCAACAAGGAACGCGCCTGCGCCAATGTCGGAATCGGCAGCACCTTGCATCGGCTTCCCGCGGAAACCACGCAGGCCGAATTGTTGGAGTTGATTGGTCAACTCAACGCAAACGACAGCGTGCATGGTATTTTGGTGCAGTTGCCTTTACCCGCGCAAATTGAAGAAAAAGCAGTCCTTGACGCCGTCTCCGCCCTGAAGGATGTCGACGCATTTCATCCCGAGAATGTGGGATTGATCGTGCAAGGCCGTCCACGCTTTTTGCCCTGCACGCCGTGCGGCGTCCAGCAAATGTTAATTCATCATGGCGTACAGACAGCCGGCGCACATGCGGTTGTGATCGGGCGAAGCGAAATTGTTGGCAAACCGTTGGTCAACATGCTAATGCAAAAAGGCGAAGCCGCCAACGCGACCGTGACGGTCTGCCACAGTCGGACACGCGACCTGAACGACATCACACGTCAGGCAGACATTTTGATCGCTGCGATCGGTTTGCCGCTATTTGTGAAGGCCGACATGGTCAAGCCTGGTGCGGCGGTCATTGACGTGGGAATCAACCGGCTGGAAGGCAAATTGGTCGGAGATGTCGATTTTGATCAAGTCTGCGAAGTCGCCGGGGCGATTAGTCCAGTTCCGGGCGGAGTCGGACCGATGACGATAACGATGTTGTTGCGCAATACATTGACGGCTGCAACCTTATTGAGAAAAACGAGTTGA